A window of the Brassica napus cultivar Da-Ae chromosome C5, Da-Ae, whole genome shotgun sequence genome harbors these coding sequences:
- the BNAC05G16600D gene encoding uncharacterized protein BNAC05G16600D isoform X3 yields MAASPTAITASYLIPPRSAFAISSHRLSSLRRLNLSYLQRRANAQTPRRVVVRAARIESGGVELGARAPDFELPEPLTGNVWRLDDFELYPCLLKGLAVVAISSNSVVTHPQDGPEFMAEDAKMFKYPFPYLYDESQEVAKEFGAVCTPEFFLYKKDGRRPFELVYHGQFDDSRPSNNTPVTGRDLSLAIDLVLSCQPIPTNQKPSVGCSIKWHPGTES; encoded by the exons ATGGCTGCTTCTCCTACCGCCATAACCGCCTCTTATCTAATCCCTCCACGAAGCGCATTCGCTATCTCTTCCCATAGACTCTCGTCACTGAGAAGATTGAACCTCAGTTATCTACAGCGGAGAGCCAATGCACAAACGCCGAGGCGCGTTGTGGTACGCGCCGCCAGGATTGAGTCAGGCGGAGTCGAATTAGGAGCTAGGGCTCCGGATTTCGAGCTTCCGGAGCCGCTCACCGGGAATGTATGGAGATTAGATGATTTCGAGCTGTATCCATGTCTACTG AAAGGTCTGGCTGTTGTTGCAATATCTTCGAATTCTGTAGTAACACATCCTCAG GATGGGCCGGAGTTCATGGCAGAAGATGCCAAAATGTTCAAGTACCCGTTTCCTTACTTGTATGATGAG TCACAAGAGGTTGCAAAGGAATTTGGAGCTGTCTGTACCCCTgagtttttcttatataagaAG GATGGTCGTAGGCCATTTGAACTGGTCTATCACGGCCAGTTTGATGATTCCCGGCCTAGCAATAACACACCAGTAACTGGGAG AGATCTAAGCCTCGCGATTGATCTTGTACTTAGCTGTCAACCAATACCAACGAATCAAAAGCCAAG CGTTGGTTGCAGCATAAAGTGGCATCCTGGAACAGAATCTTGA
- the LOC125586912 gene encoding dof zinc finger protein DOF1.2-like gives MMLPYNAYNSYQHQFPSPELEIPEKWKVPYGHDETAPPCPRCASSNTKFCYYNNYSLSQPRYFCKGCRRYWTKGGSLRNIPVGGGCRKRSRSRHNSHKRFGQNENLQRDGLINQDDGSQASHAGSVIDLAAVFAQYVTNGSPSSTDNTTGSDQHSPVTTTTTNHALDSLTWDICQETDVNLGFSGTEKIQDGFGQFLQEDEEEMFEFQGLLDDKEIQEILDCSFSDEPDQLISQGSFMINGDHWSSTDLATFGI, from the coding sequence ATGATGTTGCCGTATAACGCATACAACAGCTACCAGCACCAGTTCCCATCGCCAGAGCTCGAAATTCCCGAGAAGTGGAAGGTTCCCTACGGACACGACGAGACTGCTCCACCTTGTCCTCGCTGTGCATCTTCCAACACCAAGTTTTGTTACTACAACAACTACAGCTTGTCTCAGCCTAGATACTTCTGCAAAGGTTGCCGTCGATACTGGACCAAAGGCGGCTCTCTCCGCAACATTCCCGTCGGTGGAGGCTGTCGCAAGAGAAGCAGGAGCAGACATAACAGTCACAAAAGGTTTGGTCAGAACGAGAATCTGCAGCGAGATGGTCTTATCAACCAAGATGATGGGTCCCAGGCAAGCCATGCTGGTTCTGTTATTGATCTGGCTGCGGTTTTCGCACAGTACGTGACTAACGGGAGCCCTTCGAGTACAGATAACACTACCGGATCTGATCAACATTCACcggtaacaacaacaacaaccaatcatgctttagaTTCCTTGACTTGGGACATCTGCCAAGAAACTGATGTGAATCTTGGATTCTCTGGGACCGAGAAGATCCAAGATGGTTTTGGCCAGTTTctccaagaagatgaagaggagaTGTTCGAGTTCCAAGGTTTACTAGATGACAAAGAGATTCAAGAGATCTTAGATTGCTCATTCTCGGACGAGCCAGACCAGTTGATTTCTCAGGGGAGCTTCATGATCAATGGTGATCACTGGAGTTCAACAGATCTTGCAACATTCGGGATTTGA
- the BNAC05G16600D gene encoding uncharacterized protein BNAC05G16600D isoform X2, whose protein sequence is MAASPTAITASYLIPPRSAFAISSHRLSSLRRLNLSYLQRRANAQTPRRVVVRAARIESGGVELGARAPDFELPEPLTGNVWRLDDFELYPCLLVMFICNHCPFVIHLKKDIVKLSNFYMKKGLAVVAISSNSVVTHPQDGPEFMAEDAKMFKYPFPYLYDESQEVAKEFGAVCTPEFFLYKKDGRRPFELVYHGQFDDSRPSNNTPVTGRDLSLAIDLVLSCQPIPTNQKPSIKWHPGTES, encoded by the exons ATGGCTGCTTCTCCTACCGCCATAACCGCCTCTTATCTAATCCCTCCACGAAGCGCATTCGCTATCTCTTCCCATAGACTCTCGTCACTGAGAAGATTGAACCTCAGTTATCTACAGCGGAGAGCCAATGCACAAACGCCGAGGCGCGTTGTGGTACGCGCCGCCAGGATTGAGTCAGGCGGAGTCGAATTAGGAGCTAGGGCTCCGGATTTCGAGCTTCCGGAGCCGCTCACCGGGAATGTATGGAGATTAGATGATTTCGAGCTGTATCCATGTCTACTG GTTATGTTCATCTGTAATCATTGCCCCTTTGTGATTCACTTGAAGAAAGACATTGTAAAGCTCTCCAATTTCTATATGAAG AAAGGTCTGGCTGTTGTTGCAATATCTTCGAATTCTGTAGTAACACATCCTCAG GATGGGCCGGAGTTCATGGCAGAAGATGCCAAAATGTTCAAGTACCCGTTTCCTTACTTGTATGATGAG TCACAAGAGGTTGCAAAGGAATTTGGAGCTGTCTGTACCCCTgagtttttcttatataagaAG GATGGTCGTAGGCCATTTGAACTGGTCTATCACGGCCAGTTTGATGATTCCCGGCCTAGCAATAACACACCAGTAACTGGGAG AGATCTAAGCCTCGCGATTGATCTTGTACTTAGCTGTCAACCAATACCAACGAATCAAAAGCCAAG CATAAAGTGGCATCCTGGAACAGAATCTTGA
- the LOC106376439 gene encoding nuclear speckle RNA-binding protein B-like, whose product MDNKSPRSKEILGPRPTPLKIRKDSHKIIKKPPLAPQPLQSQPPQLTEREPSQLLPPRGPVIIYTVSPKIIHTHPNNFMTLVQRLTGKTSTSTIPSSSSPSTLALDYTSASRDTSAVFDASRGSISPAARYAAMEKANASNELGFVGGVESTNQYYQHDYHQNRATERTGILSPGPASLPQISPDFFSTVGASDPQGFSSFFNDFSSILQTTPTIPSPSSMDLFTNFFDC is encoded by the coding sequence ATGGATAATAAATCTCCAAGATCAAAAGAAATCTTGGGACCAAGACCAACTCCATTGAAAATCCGTAAAGACTCTCACAAGATCATCAAGAAGCCACCACTAGCGCCACAACCACTGCAATCACAACCACCGCAGCTAACCGAGCGAGAACCATCACAACTATTGCCTCCACGCGGTCCAGTGATAATATACACTGTATCTCCCAAGATTATCCATACACACCCTAATAATTTCATGACATTGGTTCAACGTCTCACAGGCAAAACCTCTACCTCCACAATTCCATCCTCCTCTTCTCCATCAACCTTAGCACTAGACTACACATCTGCGTCACGAGACACGTCAGCAGTGTTCGATGCATCCCGTGGTTCGATATCTCCGGCGGCTAGGTATGCTGCGATGGAGAAAGCTAATGCCTCAAATGAACTAGGGTTTGTGGGTGGCGTAGAGAGTACGAATCAATATTACCAACATGACTATCATCAAAACCGAGCTACCGAACGTACTGGGATCTTGTCTCCAGGGCCCGCTTCTCTACCGCAGATATCGCCAGATTTCTTTTCTACGGTTGGAGCATCTGATCCTCAAGGTTTTTCGTCGTTCTTCAATGACTTTAGCTCTATCCTACAAACCACTCCAACGATCCCGTCTCCTTCTTCCATGGACCTTTTCACAAATTTTTTTGATTGTTAG
- the BNAC05G16600D gene encoding uncharacterized protein BNAC05G16600D isoform X1 produces MAASPTAITASYLIPPRSAFAISSHRLSSLRRLNLSYLQRRANAQTPRRVVVRAARIESGGVELGARAPDFELPEPLTGNVWRLDDFELYPCLLVMFICNHCPFVIHLKKDIVKLSNFYMKKGLAVVAISSNSVVTHPQDGPEFMAEDAKMFKYPFPYLYDESQEVAKEFGAVCTPEFFLYKKDGRRPFELVYHGQFDDSRPSNNTPVTGRDLSLAIDLVLSCQPIPTNQKPSVGCSIKWHPGTES; encoded by the exons ATGGCTGCTTCTCCTACCGCCATAACCGCCTCTTATCTAATCCCTCCACGAAGCGCATTCGCTATCTCTTCCCATAGACTCTCGTCACTGAGAAGATTGAACCTCAGTTATCTACAGCGGAGAGCCAATGCACAAACGCCGAGGCGCGTTGTGGTACGCGCCGCCAGGATTGAGTCAGGCGGAGTCGAATTAGGAGCTAGGGCTCCGGATTTCGAGCTTCCGGAGCCGCTCACCGGGAATGTATGGAGATTAGATGATTTCGAGCTGTATCCATGTCTACTG GTTATGTTCATCTGTAATCATTGCCCCTTTGTGATTCACTTGAAGAAAGACATTGTAAAGCTCTCCAATTTCTATATGAAG AAAGGTCTGGCTGTTGTTGCAATATCTTCGAATTCTGTAGTAACACATCCTCAG GATGGGCCGGAGTTCATGGCAGAAGATGCCAAAATGTTCAAGTACCCGTTTCCTTACTTGTATGATGAG TCACAAGAGGTTGCAAAGGAATTTGGAGCTGTCTGTACCCCTgagtttttcttatataagaAG GATGGTCGTAGGCCATTTGAACTGGTCTATCACGGCCAGTTTGATGATTCCCGGCCTAGCAATAACACACCAGTAACTGGGAG AGATCTAAGCCTCGCGATTGATCTTGTACTTAGCTGTCAACCAATACCAACGAATCAAAAGCCAAG CGTTGGTTGCAGCATAAAGTGGCATCCTGGAACAGAATCTTGA
- the LOC106374637 gene encoding glycolipid transfer protein 2: MKRKIYEMEKKKTELQTAIEELSHVIITKPVDITETTHIPLRPLVSFCNLIIQVLDKIGPTMAVLRQDIDQNIQRLEKLYETDPCVYSNLVEILKKERNEGTYKMVASCSRALLWLTRTMDFTAGLLRLLSKEMSSKMEELVEECYMETLKPHHGWIASAAFKVCLKIVPDNKTFMDAIGARDQSYETLREDIDTLSSLLTPILNEISIVLELYGLNRLKSM, encoded by the exons ATGAAGAGAAAGATATatgagatggagaagaagaagacagagcTTCAAACCGCCATAGAAGAGCTCTCTCATGTCATCATAACTAAACCTGTAGATATCACTGAAACAACACATATACCCTTGAGGCCTCTTGTCTCCTTCTGCAACTTAATCATTCAAGTTCTTG ATAAGATAGGACCGACAATGGCTGTTCTTAGACAAGACATCGATCAAAATATTCAG AGATTAGAGAAGCTTTATGAAACAGATCCTTGTGTTTACTCCAACTTGGTTGAGATTCTGAAGAAAGAAAGGAACGAGGGGACATACAAGATGGTTGCTAGTTGCAGTAGAGCCCTTCTTTGGCTCACTAG AACAATGGATTTTACTGCGGGTTTATTACGACTTTTGTCCAAAGAGATGTCCTCCAAAATGGAAGAACTTGTAGAAGAATGCTACATGGAGACTTTAAAACCGCATCATGGATGGATCGCGTCTGCTGCTTTCAAA GTGTGCTTGAAGATAGTGCCTGACAATAAAACTTTTATGGACGCGATTGGTGCAAGAGACCAGAGCTATGAGACTCTTAGAGAAGACATTGATACATTAAGCTCATTGTTGACACCTATTCTCAACGAAATTTCCATTGTTCTG GAACTATACGGGTTGAACAGATTAAAATCGATGTAA
- the LOC125587092 gene encoding glutathione S-transferase T3-like, with amino-acid sequence MDSSNFVDLLNNQEKKFIHQPFPYESFSHGGEIGSSQLPVFSTQCTETSSFCEDSPTQRKERKKWSPSDDLVLISAWLNTSKDLVVGNEQKAGAFWKRIAAYYAASPKVERASTRHKTSGQSESDVVKLAYEIFFNDYKIKFNLHYAWEELRHD; translated from the exons ATGGATTCTTCTAATTTTGTTGACCTTCTCaacaatcaagaaaaaaaattcattcatCAACCCTTTCCTTATGAGAGCTTTTCACATGGTGGGGAAATTGGATCATCACAACTCCCTGTGTTCAGTACGCAATGTACAGAAACGTCAAGCTTCTGTGAAGACTCACCTACACAgcgcaaagaaagaaagaaatggagtcCCTCGGATGATCTGGTGCTCATTAGCGCGTGGTTAAACACCAGCAAGGATCTTGTCGTAGGAAATGAGCAGAAAGCAGGTGCTTTCTGGAAACGCATTGCAGCTTACTATGCAGCAAGCCCAAAGGTGGAAAGAG CTTCAACAAGACATAAAACAAGTGGTCAGAGTGAGAGTGATGTTGTTAAACTAGCATACGAGATCTTCTTTAATGATTACAAGATTAAGTTTAACCTTCACTATGCTTGGGAGGAGCTCCGCCATGACTAG